CTGGCTGCTGGCCATGCAGCTCGTTTTTGTGCCGTTCTGGGCCAACAgccggctgctgctcctgctgctcctgctcgtCGTCTGTGCCCTCCGCCAACTGCTCTTCGTCGGGTTCATCGCCACTAAGCGGCGCGTTCCTCGTCTATCGGAAAAGTGAGCAACTTTTTTATAtgcagcagccaaaaaataCCCTGGCAGACGTGTCACAACTgtctgatatacctatttccCTCATAGCTCTATCTGTGCTGTCCTATGCCGATATTCGCATGCCCAAATGTTATACAATATGCCAAAAAGCCAATTGATACGAAATAAGCAAGAAATTGCTTCAAATAGTCAGCTATTTAATTGCCAAACTCTCAGCACTTATGGCATGAATATGTTACCTTGTGTCTAAAAGGAAACTAACCAAATATGCTTAACAATTTCTAAGATCTTCATTTTGTCCGTTAATGGAAGCTGTTTCAGCTTGACAGAGTCTGATATTAAGCTTTGCCGAAACCTAAAATAGGGCTCATCATTTGAGAGTTTGATTGGGAAATTGCTTAAAGAGAAAAACGGATTCCGTGCTTCAATTTCATGCGATTGCTTAAACGCGAgctatttatatgtgtatcatTAAATGTTTAAAGTTTATATACTTAAAAGACTTGCTTGCAGAGAAATAGACAGGCGAAGCCATACAGTCATACTTCGTTCGTCTTTAAGAAATCGGGGAAAATAATATCCCTTAGAGGGTCAACGGGATGGGGCCTCACCACTTACCATTAGCTGCCTCAGCTCACGGGCAATGGTTGAACCAGTTAAAAACTTGTTAACTGCCGTGAAAAGGCGTTTTCCTTCCAATTTGACGGCCTTGGTTGCGACTGCTTTGGACTTTAAGTACTGCTCCTGCTATTGAATGTCCAGCAGCTGGGGCCAATTATGGGTTCTCTGTCCGCACTCTAGTTAGCCCGTATCACGCTCAGCGGTTGCGGCAAACATTCGATTTTGTTGATTAGACGCATTTGTGCCAGACCTCCGTTTGTCCTACTGCCCGGCGTTGCGCGTCCTGCTGCAGCCCGTTCGGAATACGCTGCAAATACAATTGAAAAGAGCAAAATgataattaaacaatttactcGTTGAATGCAGTTCAATTGGATGCGTCCAATTGGTGCCAGCCATGTGCCCCGATCGATGCCGTCAACATTCGCATTCGTATTCGCATTCACATTCAAATTGGCACGTTTCTAATTTCTAATTTCTCTGCTTCTGGCTAACGGCCCCGACGTGCCCGGCTCTGAATGGACCTGGGGCTGGGCCTGAAGGGTGGCAATGAAATGATGAAACAATAGgtgagcacacacacagcctcACACACATACTAGCTGCTGCCTGTCAGCTAATCAGGCAGAAGTTGAAAATCATCATGCAAATTGTATGACAGGCCGTTTACTAGCTACCTGGGGACACGAACGGAATTAGCCATTCGGTTGGAATTGTGGCTTGGGGTTTGCGCAACTGGCAGCCACAAGCTGAATGCAACATTATGTTGCAGTTCATTCAACAGCCGATGGTTTCGCTTTAaccatttttatattcatttgctACGCATTTACTATGTTAATATTGCATCCATGTGCAGTTTATTGCCTTATACTATAgatcatttatttttgctaattaTTGTGTTTTAAACATGGTTTCCTGTTTTCACTTTTAGCCACGCGCAACTTTTGAGACTGCAACAAATTAACCCACACGTCATCCATGGACACTTTATAACAACAATCAAAGGTATGTCTAAAGAGTTTTGAGTAGAAAAATTcgcaatattaataaatattgtacCCTTAACCAATTGTCTATGCATGTACTCTTGTCCTTCATGTTCAGTTTATTGCACAACgctataaatacattttttttgtttactttcaGGTAAGTACGACGCTCAAATTATATTACACTAGTCAAACAAATCCATACATCTTTCATGGTCATTTTATTACAATAATCAACGCAGACAATGGTACGTCAATGAattattaaaagcaaatactATACTCCATTTGTACTCCATATCACTTTACTATATATTTACATGCTATATCTATAATTTTGCTAAATGCTTCTatctatattttaaatgcatacaACACTCGAGACTAAAACACCATTTAAATGACCTACACGTCCTCAATGTTCACTTTACTAAAACAATCAACCTAGCTttatgcttaaatattttgcgcTATTCTTAGTCTATACTCATATTCTTGCTTCTATTACATTTGAATACATTTAAGTAGTTATTTAATGGCAGTTcatttgttcattttgttaCAACAACTAATTGGGCCAATGGCTTGCCAACAAACTTTAAGCAAGGAACTTCCACAATATGCTTGAATATATTGTCTACTTCTATGTCTCTACTTATGCTTTTGTCCCCTTTCACATTGTGTACGTACATGCAAATGTCCTCCATGTTCACATGGCAACAATAGAAAGCCAGCAAATATATGATCAGCCTGGCTATATTCGAACTATTCGCAAGATTCACATTGAACCGCCGACCTGCATGGTCAGTTAATTACAATAGTCGATGCTTTTGCAATGTTACTGAAGGCTGGCTAGCCGGCAGAAGTCCACTTAGCTAACGCTGTGAAATGTGCATTTCATTGGCCAAATGATGATCAACATTCAAATGAAGAAATTGTGGATACTTGAGTCATCCAACAAGTTGGACGGCGATTATCTCTGGCTGTTTGATAAGCCGCGTCCGCTTAGGAGCCTTAGGCGATGACTTGGCACGTCTTGTTAATGTGTTTAATCTACGTGACACGAGAGACTCTTGTCTTGCACGCAAACGTTCCTGCACTCTGTCCTCTGGCTGTCATCGAGGCGTACAGGGCGTATGTGTAATATGCCAAGACTGACAGCCAACAAGCAGCCATAAATGTTGGCGCAGTGATTGTGATTGATGTGCTGGCAGGACAAGTCAAGACAGacaatacacaaaaaaagggagcgagagagagggagagaaagagagagagagagagagagagagagagagagagagagagagagagagagagaggccaACTCAGTATGCTGTCAGTGAGTCGAGCAGGCTGTGACtgactttttgtttatggcatTTGTTGTTTAGTAGCCAAACATTTCACATATCCAATATTTAGTTTTCACATTtcgacattttttttgtttgttttctgttttttttttttttgtgtgtgtgtgagtttttcctttttactTGCGATGGATAAGAAGCATGCCTCCTGCATGAACATGCATACTAATCGGAACGTGAAGCTGCTCATCGAGAAATTCGAAGGTATGGGCGAGCGCAAGGTAGAGCTAGTAACGGGCAAGAAATCGGACTTGAATATACAATCGCTGACGGGACGTGTGGCCGAGACGGTAGCCAAATTTGAGCATTGCAGTTTCTTGGGGCATTCGCGGATCCAGCTAACATGTGGAGATCAAGCCACCGAGCGCTGGCTGGCCGAACTGAAACAAAAGATGCTCGGCCCAGTAGCTCAAACGTCTCAGATTGCGGTGGTGATTGAGGAGCATCAACAGGAAAATGGGCAAAAGAACCATAATGAATGCCTTGACTTGGATGTGGACAAATCCAAGCACAAGCTATCGTTGGATTGCTCAAGCACAAGCATTTTCAATCCCAACTTTGACCTATCGGCAATACCCAGCTTTAATGGCTTTGAGTTCTGTAAATATTATGTGTTCCGCAAAACTGGACTCTACTTTATGTACACTTCTCCTATATTAAGCTAGCCCATTGATGCTATGTTCCCTATCTCGTCAGGTGATGCGGAGTGTCTATTCGTGCGGCCGAGCCTTAGTTGCACTTGGTAAATGGCTCGCACACGTCTGGTGCCGCTTTCTCCCATACATTGGACGCAGCGACAGTTCTATAAAAATGCTCTATCAAAATTAGACCCTAACCACCAGTAGTTCGTAATTTAGTTAGTTTTTACGATTGGATGCCAAACCAAAGGTCACGGCTGGGACGATAACCCAATTTTCATGTACGTCTCGTGAGACCATTAAAAATTCTAGTGTATGTTGGAAAATTTTCGATGTCGTTAAATGTTGCCGTGTTTTTAAATGGGAACCGGGAGCTTGTCAACACCAGGGTGTGGGTAACGGGCGGGGGGATGGTTGTAGTAAATGAGGCGATAGCAAAAGCAAATGTTGAGAGGCATCTCTCTATCTGGGCTTGGCTTAATAGAAGCCACGATGAGATAAATGAATGGAAATTAAGAGCCAATAGGCCATCTACTCCCTGCCCATATtggccaagaaaaaaaatcggAGATGTTCAAAGTGAAATATCAAAAGCAAAGTTGAGATAAATGAAAGGAAATTAAAGGCCAATTGGATGTAATTAGCACAAATATACCAAGGGAGCCAACGAAGTATATATGGAAAGCAGAAATGAGTCGGGCATCAAACAAATCCAAGAATCAATAAAGTCATCTGCTcgcaacaatttaaagataCATCATCAAGAAGAAACCGAAGGAAAATCACTCGGAAATCCTACAAAATTAAAGAGGGAATAAAGTCGGAACAAGCGCAAGGCATCAAAATAAGCCCAGGAGGCAGAGGGcgagaaaagagaaaaaaggTAAAGGTGGGCTCGCGAGACAAGGGTAAGAACCATCGAGAGGTTTTGAAAGCGGGCCAAAGCGCAATTGAGTTCATTCCAAGCGAAAGATTTATTtgcctcttcttcttttcttcatttggtcaaaatttaaattggatTTCAATTGCTTGTGCGCACAATGTTGCAACATATTTCATTTCGCGcgcatttaacatttaaccaCCTCGCAAGGATGCCCCAGGAcgacatcatcatcatcatcatcatcaacaacatcatcacGAGCAACATCATCACGAACAACATCAGCGGCTGCTGGGCTGGCCGCACAATAAAATGCCTGCGTGCGTCCAGTGCGGAAGGATGTGACGGACATGGCCCACATGCAGCTGCAggctgtctctctctctctctcactttctcgcgctctctctctctgttccTGGCTAGCTGACTGGCTGGCAGACCGCAAAATAAATGGCCAAAAGGAAGTGCCAAGGCGACAACAAGGACGAGGTCATTGGACAGCCAGCATGCCCAAGCATCGAATCCTTCTCTTTGCCAAGCAATTTACATCGCCCACTCGCTCCCTTTTCTTTCCCTCTTTGCCACAACATGCAAAATGGCCACGAATACTGATGGATTTACATGCCAGCAAaaccacacccacacacacacacacacacacacacacacacacacaaacacatatgcACGCCCTCATATAATTACCGTTAACCTGGTCGTTAAGCGGTTAAAATATGCCATCAACTGAATTTCTGGGGcttggcatttgcatttaagtAGTTCGAGTCGCTGCCTtcaaatcatcatcatcatcatcatcatcatcattatcatcttCATCTTCATGTGCAAAAACTTTTTACTCATTCTGCAATTCCAATTTgcattccacacacacacacacacacacacactcgtgcACATGCACGCACAGGGACACCTTTGGCAAGTTTTATGACATCgccacaaaaaacaacaaaaatgttaacCGTCTGTTTGTCGGGGGCCATGCACACAGCCAACCCATCAAAATTGTCAGCAACTGACATGAAATAAATGAAGACACCGCTGACACGCCCACGCCGCCCACCTTGCCCCACTATGCGGCGCGTCACTAATGCGCTTTGCATAACTTTGTCAGCCGGCAGTTGATTTGTttattagcagcagcagcagaagcagcagcagcagcagcagcagcagctcagaaACTGAGGCGCCACCGCATCAAGTTGCAAGTTAAAAGTTGAAGCCAGCTGCTCCAGCAGTGAGTGGCAGGAAGACAAACAGAAGCTGAAAACGGGAATGGCTACTTTAAGTGATGAGCATTTGATAAATGAAATGAAGTTAATgtgcaaagtttttaataGAGCCTGAACGAACAGCAGTAACAGCTGGCAACCTGATTTGCGCTTAACGATCCTTAAAAATCGGTGGATACTGAAGCATTTACATGAAGACTTCTATAATTCGAACAATACAGCATTAATTTGCAGACGAGCTAAATCTTATCATCTCACATGGAGCTAAAATAAGTGAATGTGGCATTTTCACAGAGCATAAAGTGTGATTAAATTAATACCTCTTCGTTGAAGAATTCTCAGTTAAATGCACTGGAAGTCGACTGAAAATTGTGCAAGCTGGTAACTTTCAACAGCATTGCCAACTAAATGTATTGTCCAGTTATTACTATTTACTCAACACTCTTTCGCTTCAATCGAGCTTGGCTAACGATTATGTGAGCTGGCAACTCTAAGCAGCATTGCCAACTATGTCTTGTCTAACTATTAATGTTTACTTAACACTCTCTCGCTTCACATGCATAAAAAGGGTTCTCAGTTGAATGCATTTAGGCTGGGCTAATAATTATGCGAGCTGGCAACTCTCAACAGCATTAACTATTACTATTTTACCCAACACTGTGTCATCTCATAAGCTTATGTTGCactttatttgatttgcttgCAGTTCTGGCTGGCTTGAGTTATTATTAACTTTAATATGCATGAGCTCAAAGCAGtttgattatattttatgcttaaTGTCAATTTTAGGATGGCAAAGttgattttcttttagttttgatAGCTAAGTTTTACCCCAAAACTTTTAACAAAACTATAAATTGCTTCGTAGTATATTTTTAGCTGTTCGCAAACTTTATGCAAGTATTGAAGCTGTTGGGTATAATAATGTTGAGCCCGCCGTCTAGCAAGGGCTTCAAATCAGTTTTAACAAGAGCTGCCCCACAAGAGGTGCTCTGTTAGCGGCGCACCACCAAAACTCGTTGACACGCCCAAAATGTGAACCCACAATCGGCATGCGGTTGACCGCACAAAGTACGTATGAACCACATGGATATTGTTCAAGCCGTAAAAGCACCAAACGAGCggcgaaaacaacaaaagccgcAACTGTTTTTGGCGcccattttattgtttaatttgaattgttgCTGTCGAGCGTGGGCCAGGCGCAGGCTTAGTGCTGTGGGTGTGACCGCAAAGTAGTAAATCAGTTgtgtttcattttatttgattacttttttttttctgttatttaaCTGAGAGTCAACCTCGGACGCTGCTCTGGCTGTCAAACATGccgtatgcgtaatatgccAGCAAGTAGAGAGCCAAGCTGAACAGAAAGAAGACTGgcgcaaaaacaacaatggaAATATGAACGTTGCAAAAGTTTACACATTGCCAACGCATAAATCACATGGCGCCaaccaacaaaacaaacaaataaatgaataaacaacaaacaaacaaacagaaaaaaaaaaaaaacaaaacaaacaaacacacgcatacgcaTACGCATACAAAATATGGGTGGCAAGTCCATGCGAGTGGCACGCCCAGCTCGCCCAAAATGTGTGTGCAACACGTACAATTTGGGACATAAAATTGTAGCAACTCAAGCGTaacgcaaaataaaacaatgttCACATGCCCacatgtgtttatgtgtgcgtgtgtgcacgagtgtgtgtgtgcgcttgcaAAATTTGACTAGATTGTTATGAGCATGGAGAGTACTTCTCTGAAAGGGTTGCAGCCAGCAGAGAAAgcctggcaaaaaaaaaaaaaaaaaaaaaattaaaaacaacgTACGAACACATCTTAGACACTGCGAAGAACGCTGATTAAAAGGGCTCGAGAAAAAGTGCTCGACTGCGAGTTACCCTGCACACATTAAAAATCAAGTCAGAGTACTTCAATCGGAAATGCCCGACTagcggataccctgaaccttttTCTACCAAAACTAAATGAAGAACGTGTTAGGGAGATATTGttagaaaataaaagatattttaTCTATCTATACCATTCAAGAAGTTCAGTGTGTAAACATATGATAACTATAAATTTTGACATATTcaaagcagctgcaaaagtAGCCAAGCAAAAGTGCAGCTGAATGAAAATGATGAACtggaaaataccctgtacatgtAGAAGAATTCAATCAATGACAATTGAAATCCTATTATTCACTTATATCAATTATATTTCTCGAGGGAGTGTTAAACTGCTTTGCTGTTTATCTATCTAAAATCAATAGATAATTGTATCGAACAAATTCACATCcatcaaaaaaatatggaAATCTGAAATAGACCTGCATAACACTAATTCGCATTTAATGGGCTTATTGTATGGATTCTAAAGAACTGTAGAATATATTTCACATTATGCTCTATATACCCCTACTTCAAGCTTTTGCACAGGGCATACAAAATCATAGCCTACTTAAATGAGCTTCCAATAACAAAACAGCTAATGATAATGGTAATCGAATGCAAaggtgtgtaggtgtgtgtgcgtgcgtctgTGTCAAATGGTGTTGCCATTATTGCTGGTGTCGTCTTTTATTGAGCTAATTTGCTGTAAATGCAACCAGAAACGCAGCAATGCGTTTTGCATTTATCTGTTTCTGACAGCGGCCAGCGTGACGACATTTCGCTACGGTGGGGAGCAGCTTTGTGGATAATTGAGTTTGaatgaaattcaaattgattataaataaaataatatgcaaatttttgagTGCATAGCATTTATATGGAAAtatctcactctctctttctctctctttgtctctgtgtgcgtgagtgttaGAGGACTGGGCATAGCCAAAAATTCACTCAGGGCCATCAAAAGGCAGTTGACAGTCGGGGCACGCATGTGAAACCCTATTGGGCAAAGAATTTTACTCGAGCGGAATACACAAACAATTAGCCAATGGAAAAGTTTGTCCAACTTGTGACCATAACCAAGAGCATGAGCTCTACACGTTCCGAATGCAACTTGAATGTGCAATCAGCATTGGCCTTGTGCGGCACTTGCAACAGAATTCAATCACAAAGCAGCCGAAATGGGCCATTTGAGTGGACACTAGTTACACAACGTGTATTGACACTCAAGAATACGGCAAAGTTTTGAGCGAATTCTCGCAAGGGAGCAAGAGCTATTTACGTTTATCGATCGAGATCGCATACAATCGAATCGTTTATATTTATCGCTTGTCGACATATTTGGCATCATGGGATCATGAGTTCAATAATAAGACAagttaatgccaatcgatagctAATGAAGCAGCACTTGGACTGTCCGCATCCCTCCGCATAAATCATACATCAGCCgtttatataacatatatattatagccCAAATATATCTGATACTGAATCGATATTCGAATTGTCGATTTCTATACACAATAAGTCTTAAGTATTTCACTGGTAATTTTTATGTGGCAACACTTCATGAGCTTGTATCCAATCCCTTCGGCCGCTCGCCACCTTCTCGCTTATGTGGAATGGTCTGGGCAACGCGACGTCCGTTCACCAGCAAAGTGATTGCCTTCGCCGTTGTGGATGTTTGCTCCGGCAGTTCGGTGACACTGGCCGCCACACTCTCTGCCCGGACAACTGGTGGCGGGGCACTCTGAACGCCATATATGGTTAGCTGTTCAAACATCTGAATTAGCTGTCGCACATTGCTGGTGCGCGGTGTAGGGCTGGACTCGGCACATGGTTCGA
This window of the Drosophila virilis strain 15010-1051.87 chromosome X, Dvir_AGI_RSII-ME, whole genome shotgun sequence genome carries:
- the LOC6635554 gene encoding uncharacterized protein isoform X1; translation: MDKKHASCMNMHTNRNVKLLIEKFEGMGERKVELVTGKKSDLNIQSLTGRVAETVAKFEHCSFLGHSRIQLTCGDQATERWLAELKQKMLGPVAQTSQIAVVIEEHQQENGQKNHNECLDLDVDKSKHKLSLDCSSTSIFNPNFDLSAIPSFNGFEFSSPLMLCSLSRQVMRSVYSCGRALVALGKWLAHVWCRFLPYIGRSDSSIKMLYQN
- the LOC6635554 gene encoding uncharacterized protein isoform X3, whose translation is MDKKHASCMNMHTNRNVKLLIEKFEGMGERKVELVTGKKSDLNIQSLTGRVAETVAKFEHCSFLGHSRIQLTCGDQATERWLAELKQKMLGPVAQTSQIAVVIEEHQQENGQKNHNECLDLDVDKSKHKLSLDCSSTSIFNPNFDLSAIPSFNGFEFSH
- the LOC6635554 gene encoding uncharacterized protein isoform X2 produces the protein MDKKHASCMNMHTNRNVKLLIEKFEGMGERKVELVTGKKSDLNIQSLTGRVAETVAKFEHCSFLGHSRIQLTCGDQATERWLAELKQKMLGPVAQTSQIAVVIEEHQQENGQKNHNECLDLDVDKSKHKLSLDCSSTSIFNPNFDLSAIPSFNGFEFCDAECLFVRPSLSCTW